The Gemmatimonadaceae bacterium genome contains the following window.
GCGCGCACGCTGTCCGCCGTCGCCAGGTGCTGAAACGCCTTGTCCAACTCCGCGATGACCGTGGCGTTGAGCGCGTTGAGCTTGTCGGGGCGATTGATCGTGACGGTCGCAATGCGGTCCGCAACGTCGAGCGTGAGGAAAGTGAACGGGATGGTCATCGTCGCTCGCGTGAAGGGCGGTCGGCTGTCGGGAACGCAGGTGCAATCTATACATTCGGGTGTGCCCACAGAAAAACCGGTCGTACAGAGCCTGCGCTGGTCGCCTGAGGGGGCGCTGCGCATCGTGGACCAGCGGTTGCTGCCGTCGGCGGTGGTCGAAGTGGACCTGCGGACCGTGGAGGCGGTGGCGGATGCCATTCGCACGCTGGCCGTGCGTGGTGCGCCTGCCATCGGCGTCGCGGCCGCGATGGGACTCGCCGCCGCCACACGCGTTGCGACAAGCGCCGAGGGCGGCACGGCTGCCATCGCCGACGTGGCGATGGCCCGCACCTTCGTGCGTGATGGCGCGGCGCTGCTTCGCGCCACGCGCCCAACGGCGGTGAACCTCGGCTGGGCGCTCGACCGCATGCTCGCGGTGTTGGATCGCGATCCGGCGATCGCGCTCGAGCCCCTGGTCGCGGCGCTGCGCCACGAGGCGGAGGGCATCCGCGCCGAGGACGAGGCGATGTGCGCCGCGCTTGGCGCCAACGGGCTCGAGTTGCTGAAGGACGGGGCGCGCATCCTCACGCACTGCAATGCCGGTGCGCTGGCGACCGCGGGCATTGGCACGGCACTGGCGCCGGTCTATGCGGCGCACGCAAGGGGTATGCGAGTGTCGGTCTACGCGGACGAGACGCGTCCCTTGCTGCAGGGAGCGCGGCTCACCGCCTGGGAGCTCTCGCGCGCCGGTGTGCAGGTGACGCTGATCGCCGACAACATGGCGGCGAGCCTGATGGCGGCGGGTCAGGTGGATGTGGTGCTCGTCGGCGCCGACCGCATCGCCGCCAACGGGGACGTGGCCAACAAGATCGGGACCTATGGATTGGCCGTGTTGGCGCGGCACCACCAGATTCCCTTCGTGGTCGTCGCGCCGTCGAGTACGGTGGACGCGCAGACGCCGACGGGTGCGGAGATCCCCATCGAGACGCGCGGCGCCGAGGAGCTGACGCAGTTGGCCGGCCAGGACGTGGCGGCCGCTGGCGTGGCCGTGCACAATCCCGCCTTCGACGTCACGCCGGCGGCGTTGATCACGCACATCGTCACGGAGCGCGGCGTGCTGGTGCCGCCGTTCCGCTTCGACCACCTCCCGATCACCCCTCCACCCGCCTAAGCGATGCGATACGTCCTCGCGCTCGACCAAGGCACCACTGGCTCCACCGCGCTGATCATTGCCGAGGATGGCAGCGTGGTCGGCCGTGGCTACCGTGAGATCACGCAGCACTTCCCGCAGCCCGGCTGGGTGGAGCACGACGCCGAGGAGATCTTCGCGCGCACGATGGAAGCGGCCCGC
Protein-coding sequences here:
- the mtnA gene encoding S-methyl-5-thioribose-1-phosphate isomerase, which encodes MVIVARVKGGRLSGTQVQSIHSGVPTEKPVVQSLRWSPEGALRIVDQRLLPSAVVEVDLRTVEAVADAIRTLAVRGAPAIGVAAAMGLAAATRVATSAEGGTAAIADVAMARTFVRDGAALLRATRPTAVNLGWALDRMLAVLDRDPAIALEPLVAALRHEAEGIRAEDEAMCAALGANGLELLKDGARILTHCNAGALATAGIGTALAPVYAAHARGMRVSVYADETRPLLQGARLTAWELSRAGVQVTLIADNMAASLMAAGQVDVVLVGADRIAANGDVANKIGTYGLAVLARHHQIPFVVVAPSSTVDAQTPTGAEIPIETRGAEELTQLAGQDVAAAGVAVHNPAFDVTPAALITHIVTERGVLVPPFRFDHLPITPPPA